The following coding sequences are from one Musa acuminata AAA Group cultivar baxijiao chromosome BXJ1-6, Cavendish_Baxijiao_AAA, whole genome shotgun sequence window:
- the LOC135676270 gene encoding cyclin-dependent kinase F-1-like, with translation MDSSPPLPMPVRTSSRSWSIYGRGEIAQRYEILGRIGSGAYADVYRGRRRSDGLIVALKEIHDYRSSFREIEALQALRGSPNVVELIEYFWHEDEDAVLVLEFLPADLAAVIREAKRSGGIAIGEVKQWMVQILRGVEACHRSSVVHRDLKPSNLLIAADGVLKLADFGQSRMLQENRLISIDSSPHEQFSENETWVQRLPTVQHEGNTSLPDESGVQDVQEHRSDQQNAQGLRQVNEDDYLKELYGLKAKNTTYDSDKEMSLQDGDTSCLATCSTGDIEVDPFKGSYYSYEAQEDEVDESGALTSCVGTRWFRAPELLYGSMSYGKEIDLWSLGCIFAELVSLDPLFPGTSDLDQLGRIITVLGNLTEETWPGCSNLPDYNKISFSKVENPTGLEACLPNRCAAEVGLVKRLLCYDPASRATAAELLHDRYFAEEPLPVPPSELKIPSNKEEHNESSPEAWADYRDMDSDSDPDEIGNINVSTTEKGFSIRFSE, from the exons ATGGATTCTTCCCCTCCGCTGCCGATGCCGGTGCGGACTTCGTCCCGGAGCTGGAGCATCTACGGCCGCGGCGAGATCGCCCAGCGGTACGAGATCCTCGGTCGGATCGGCTCCGGCGCCTACGCGGACGTCTACCGCGGCCGTCGCCGCTCCGACGGCCTCATCGTCGCCCTCAAGGAGATACACGACTACCGGAGCTCCTTCCGCGAGATCGAGGCCCTGCAGGCCCTCCGCGGCTCCCCCAACGTGGTCGAGCTCATCGAGTACTTCTGGCACGAGGACGAGGACGCCGTGCTTGTGCTGGAGTTCCTCCCCGCTGACCTAGCCGCCGTCATCCGGGAGGCGAAGAGGAGCGGGGGGATCGCCATCGGCGAGGTGAAGCAGTGGATGGTCCAGATTTTGAGGGGGGTCGAGGCATGCCACAGGAGCTCGGTGGTGCATCGCGACCTCAAGCCGTCAAACTTGTTGATCGCGGCCGATGGGGTTCTCAAGCTGGCAGATTTCGGCCAG TCGAGGATGCTTCAGGAGAATAGATTGATATCGATTGACAGTAGTCCACATGAACAATTTTCAGAGAATGAGACATGGGTTCAACGACTGCCTACAGTTCAACATGAGGGGAATACGTCATTGCCAGATGAATCTGGTGTCCAGGATGTTCAAGAGCATAGATCCGATCAACAGAATGCACAAGGCCTCCGGCAGGTCAACGAAGATGACTATCTGAAGGAGTTGTATGGTCTGAAGGCAAAGAATACGACATATGATAGTGATAAGGAGATGAGTTTGCAAGATGGTGACACGTCTTGCCTGGCCACCTGTAGTACGGGTGACATTGAGGTTGATCCCTTCAAGGGCTCTTATTATTCTTACGAGGCACAGGAAGATGAAGTAGATGAATCTGGTGCTCTGACTTCATGTGTTGGGACAAGGTGGTTTCGAGCACCTGAACTACTCTATGGATCGATGAGTTATGGAAAAGAGATTGACCTCTGGTCGCTAGGCTGCATTTTTGCAGAACTTGTCAGTTTAGATCCTCTATTTCCAGGGACATCAGATTTGGATCAACTGGGTAGGATCATCACTGTCTTGGGCAATTTAACCGAAGAAACCTGGCCGGGTTGCTCAAACTTGCCTGATTATAACAAGATCTCCTTCAGCAAGGTTGAAAATCCTACTGGCCTGGAAGCATGCCTTCCCAACAGATGTGCTGCTGAAGTTGGTCTTGTGAAGAGGCTGCTGTGCTACGATCCTGCTTCTCGGGCTACTGCAGCTGAGCTGCTCCACGATCGCTACTTTGCTGAAGAACCTCTGCCCGTGCCTCCGAGTGAGTTGAAAATCCCTTCTAATAAAGAAGAGCACAATGAGAGCTCTCCAGAGGCATGGGCTGATTACAGGGACATGGATTCAGATTCTGACCCTGATGAAATTGGCAACATAAATGTGTCTACTACAGAGAAAGGTTTTTCTATTAGGTTCTCAGAGTAA
- the LOC135676273 gene encoding uncharacterized protein LOC135676273 gives MVFYFKALPEAGDYTIFMGLDKHENEELIKYGFPEDIWFHVDKMSSAHVYLRLNKGQTIDDINEGLLEDCAQLVKANSIQGNKVNNVDVVYTPWFNLKKTPSMDVGQVGFHNPKMVRTVKVEKRINEIVNRLNKTKVERKPDLKAEREAVNAVERAERKAQLRDKKKREELERLEKEKQSEIRSYKSLMVSEKMTSNKQIASANKSLQELEDDFM, from the exons ATGGTTTTCTACTTCAAGGCCCTGCCGGAGGCGGGCGATTACACCATCTTCATGGGGTTGGACAAGCACGAGAATGAGGAGCTCATCAAGTATGGGTTCCCGGAAGACATCTG GTTTCATGTGGACAAAATGTCCTCTGCGCATGTTTATTTAAGATTGAACAAGGGTCAAACTATTGATGATATAaatgaaggtttgttggaagactGTGCTCAGCTCGTCAAAGCTAATTCAATTCAAG GCAATAAGGTAAACAATGTGGATGTTGTTTATACTCCATGGTTTAATTTGAAGAAGACCCCTTCTATGGATGTCGGTCAAGTTGGTTTCCACAATCCTAAGATG GTACGGACTGTGAAGGTAGAAAAGCGCATAAATGAGATTGTTAACAGGTTGAACAAGACCAAAGTGGAGAGGAAGCCAGACTTGAAAG CTGAGAGAGAAGCTGTCAATGCAGTAGAAAGAGCAGAAAGGAAAGCCCAGTTAAGAGATAAA AAAAAGAGGGAAGAATTGGAGAGGCTGGAGAAGGAGAAACAGTCAGAGATACGGAGCTACAAGAGCCTGATGGTCTCAGAGAAGATGACATCCAACAAACAAATTGCATCTgctaataaatccttgcaagaacTCGAAGACGACTTCATGTGA
- the LOC135676269 gene encoding rho guanine nucleotide exchange factor 8-like: MVRFLKRGHSLNRPAEQGNEIGDASGRQAHSLVMEIAGGNDSAAQGNISQGGRPGRSLEGQQKIPKSRLSREGGCRDGPPSDMDLMKEKFSKLLLGEDMSGGGKGVSSALALSNAITNLAASVFSEQRRLEPMPAERKARWRKEIDWLLSVTDHIVEFVPSQQTSKDGSNMEIMITKQRKDLLMNIPALGKLDAMLIGYLDNFKDQNEFWYVSKDADESEKSNAKRNEDKWWLPIVKVPSNGLSEVSRKWLQFQKESINQVLKAAMAINAQVLMEMEIPEAYIESLPKNGRASLGDSIYRSITDDGFDPEEFLESMDLSTEHKVLDLKNRIEASIIIWIRKMHNKDTKSSWGSAVSMEKREQFEERAETILHLLKLRFPGIPQSALDTSKIQYSKDVGQSILESYSRILESLAFTVMSQIEDVLYADSLTQDPSLKDSSRRQLLTDSDLGAVKKLNPEEEMEKLKEAPSSMTLSDFMGWHFDPESETEMKNPGSLEEDTFSSQDMKKMKKPPDVVTTKKFSYIEKLENLRCLRSPTARH; the protein is encoded by the exons ATGGTTCGGTTTCTCAAGCGGGGGCACAGCCTTAACAGGCCGGCGGAGCAAGGCAACGAGATTGGAGACGCCTCCGGGCGTCAGGCGCACAGCCTGGTCATGGAGATCGCAGGTGGGAATGATTCGGCAGCTCAGGGAAATATTAGCCAGGGAGGGAGACCCGGCCGCTCGCTTGAAGGGCAGCAGAAAATCCCCAAGTCTCGCCTGAGTAGGGAAGGTGGCTGCCGAGACGGGCCGCCTTCAG ATATGGACCTAATGAaggagaagttttcaaagctgctTTTGGGAGAAGATATGTCCGGTGGCGGAAAGGGAGTTTCATCAGCTCTTGCTCTGTCCAATGCCATCACCAATCTTGCCG CTTCTGTATTTAGCGAGCAGCGGCGTCTGGAACCCATGCCTGCTGAAAGGAAAGCGAGATGGAGGAAAGAAATTGATTGGCTTTTATCTGTCACTGATCATATTGTGGAATTTGTTCCTTCTCAACAGACATCAAAGGATGGATCCAACATGGAG ATTATGATAACTAAGCAACGCAAAGACCTTCTCATGAACATCCCTGCACTGGGAAAGCTTGATGCAATGCTCATT GGTTATCTTGACAACTTCAAAGACCAGAACGAGTTTTGGTACGTATCGAAAGATGCCGATGAGTCGGAGAAATCTAACGCAAAGAGAAATGAAGACAAATGGTGGCTTCCGATTGTGAAAGTCCCTTCGAATGGACTCTCTGAAGTTTCCAGAAAATGGCTGCAGTTTCAGAAAGAATCTATCAACCAAGTTCTCAAGGCAGCAATGGCAATAAATGCTCAGGTTCTAATGGAAATGGAAATCCCTGAGGCTTACATTGAATCCCTCCCAAAG AATGGAAGAGCAAGCCTTGGGGATTCAATTTACCGGAGCATAACCGATGATGGCTTCGACCCTGAAGAATTCCTTGAATCGATGGACTTGTCAACGGAGCACAAGGTCCTCGACCTTAAAAACCGAATCGAGGCATCCATTATCATTTGGATACGAAAGATGCACAACAAGGACACAAAATCATCCTGGGGCTCAGCAGTCAGCATGGAGAAGAGGGAGCAGTTTGAAGAGAGAGCTGAGACCATCTTACACCTTCTCAAGCTGCGGTTCCCAGGCATTCCGCAATCAGCTCTTGACACAAGCAAAATCCAATACAGCAAA GATGTTGGACAATCTATTTTGGAAAGCTACTCAAGGATTTTAGAGAGCTTGGCTTTCACCGTGATGTCACAGATCGAAGATGTACTTTATGCTGATTCTCTCACTCAAGATCCATCCCTCAAAGATTCAAGTAGAAGGCAATTATTGACAGACTCCGACCTAGGAGCAGTGAAGAAACTGAACCCCGAAGAAGAGATGGAGAAGTTGAAGGAGGCACCTAGTTCAATGACACTATCAGATTTCATGGGTTGGCATTTCGATCCAGAGTCTGAGACAGAAATGAAGAATCCAGGGAGCTTAGAAGAAGACACGTTCAGCTCACAAGacatgaagaagatgaagaagcctCCTGATGTTGTTACGACAAAGAAATTTTCATATATCGAAAAACTCGAGAACTTACGATGCTTGAGAAGCCCAACGGCTCGTCATTAA
- the LOC135676272 gene encoding uncharacterized protein LOC135676272 yields MHQDSLKSAIRRSLTKPLQLPSADGHEVVQSRAIGKPKTGSAMEFTSGRSHSGQDPTSSKGREEEQAVAYRNSNDFQLLQVSREAHRLAQVIDSWSNSANIDSRSQFFADDLLRGALGLQESLDMLKKCQDASRKMPRINSKQKQVEEICERELGSQRFAVSNYQNRLHESRRSADDFSRDCVEELKQVIKESLHKTNILSSSSDDEKNSSSRSMRYGTSNHFEDKHLAKSTVPVTSICSTDNPRKARSSNLIAKLMGLEQARPEIVQPSKKEEKKNCVNSRRPGFDVEMPKAREMPFLAQDKCQKQHELDELIETMHFERRLKQSQVEENGLEMPFFGATEPKQCRRNLHNVEQLPPIVIMKSLHLRYQESDVEKGFDRDNTSMQDRIQAVKLVRENSSYHKHVLAKTLEAKEVKHMEKDVTEPLPYYETPSSLFHKQQHKKAVTVQKKNTGEEKPSRLNVKKQEEKRVKATRITISHPKISAVQEKPNKELPVARTKASAHVTATQNQDLKSPLRPISKAPIDCSKNRDRSGAKPIRKSAIAESVDDGKKRKENGKSIRSNKTNDVPEVTGTSHGDDDFKQEGQDTKPFDPDNVNKDHNIFCEATSKNNQDGKDYRFTEAVQLPDCNKVDAAAAGTDDELKKVFLSSRSFVGCAKQFFNVDATEPVHHRSESADEVGKCDSKLLLDISVELMTRKYHQQKHHLGHPLMQAKSWSRITYLSIDKLVEEIIDGIRKLSSYSKLDSVAASEDSLYIRLERELTCKDPAVNSVWDIGWDNRICPEEADQVAEELGKQILSSLIQESAMELIQGQCR; encoded by the exons ATGCATCAGGACAGTCTAAAATCAGCTATTCGTAGATCATTAACCAAGCCTCTTCAATTACCCTCGGCTGATGGCCACGAAGTAGTCCAGTCTAGGGCAATTGGGAAGCCCAAAACTGGTTCTGCAATGGAGTTTACATCTGGAAGAAGTCACTCCGGCCAAGATCCGACTTCGTCCAAGGGTAGAGAAGAAGAACAAGCCGTGGCTTACAGAAACAGCAATGACTTTCAGCTCTTGCAGGTGTCTAGAGAAGCTCACAGACTGGCACAGGTGATTGATTCGTGGTCGAACTCCGCGAACATCGACAGTAGATCACAGTTTTTCGCGGATGATCTTCTTAGAGGTGCCTTAGGTCTTCAGGAGTCACTGGACATGCTCAAAAAGTGCCAGGATGCATCAAGGAAGATGCCTAGAATCAACAGTAAGCAAAAGCAAGTTGAAGAGATTTGTGAACGAGAACTGGGATCTCAAAGATTTGCAGTCAGTAATTACCAGAACAGGTTGCATGAATCGCGACGCTCAGCTGACGACTTCTCAAGGGATTGTGTCGAAGAGCTGAAACAAGTCATAAAAGAAAGCCTTCACAAGACAAATATACTGTCGTCCTCTTCTGATGACGAGAAGAACTCCTCGAGCAGATCGATGAGGTATGGTACAAGCAATCATTTTGAGGATAAGCACCTTGCGAAGAGCACAGTGCCAGTTACGTCGATTTGTTCCACTGATAATCCAAGAAAGGCTAGATCTTCAAACTTGATTGCCAAGCTCATGGGTCTGGAACAAGCCCGTCCGGAAATTGTTCAACCTAgcaaaaaagaggaaaagaagaactGCGTGAACTCACGGAGGCCTGGGTTTGATGTAGAGATGCCTAAAGCAAGGGAGATGCCATTTTTGGCACAAGATAAATGCCAAAAACAACACGAACTAGATGAACTCATTGAGACGATGCATTTCGAAAGGCGTTTGAAGCAAAGCCAAGTTGAAGAAAATGGACTCGAGATGCCTTTCTTTGGTGCCACAGAACCCAAACAATGCAGGAGAAATCTACATAATGTTGAACAATTGCCACCGATTGTGATCATGAAGTCTTTGCATTTGCGCTACCAGGAGAGTGATGTCGAGAAGGGGTTTGATAGGGATAATACCTCGATGCAGGACAGGATCCAAGCAGTTAAACTGGTTCGGGAGAATAGTTCGTATCATAAACATGTGCTAGCAAAGACATTGGAAGCAAAAGAAGTGAAGCATATGGAGAAGGATGTTACTGAGCCATTACCTTATTATGAGACTCCCTCTTCTCTGTTCCACAAACAACAACACAAGAAGGCTGTTACGGTTCAGAAAAAGAACACTGGTGAGGAGAAACCATCAAGATTAAAtgtgaagaaacaagaagagaagagagtCAAGGCAACAAGGATAACAATATCTCATCCCAAGATTTCTGCAGTGCAGGAAAAGCCTAACAAAGAACTACCCGTAGCAAGGACTAAGGCTTCAGCACATGTAACTGCAACTCAAAATCAGGATTTGAAGTCTCCTTTGAGACCCATATCGAAAGCACCCATTGATTGTTCAAAGAATAGGGATAGGTCTGGAGCAAAACCGATTAGAAAGTCTGCAATTGCCGAATCTGTG GATGATGGCAAAAAACGCAAAGAAAATGGCAAATCAATCAGATCTAATAAGACGAATGATGTTCCAGAAGTAACTGgcacttctcatggtgatgacGACTTCAAGCAGGAAGGGCAGGACACCAAACCCTTTGATCCAG ATAATGTGAACAAGGATCATAATATATTTTGTGAAGCAACATCGAAGAACAACCAGGACGGAAAAGACTACAGATTTACggaagctgttcagcttcctgaTTGCAATAAAGTCGATGCAGCCGCAGCTGGCACAGACGATGAGCTCAAGAAAGTTTTTCTCAGCAGCAGATCATTTGTAGGCTGTGCAAAACAGTTCTTCAATGTTGATGCTACAGAACCCGTACACCATCGGAGCGAAAGCGCAGATGAGGTTGGAAAATGCGACTCGAAGCTATTGCTGGACATTTCGGTGGAGCTAATGACACGGAAATACCACCAACAGAAGCATCATCTGGGCCATCCCTTGATGCAAGCCAAATCATGGAGTAGAATAACATACCTTTCCATCGATAAATTGGTGGAGGAAATTATAGACGGGATCAGAAAACTGAGCAGTTACAGCAAGCTGGACAGCGTTGCTGCTTCTGAAGACAGTCTCTACATCAGGTTGGAGAGGGAGCTAACCTGCAAGGACCCAGCCGTGAATTCTGTTTGGGATATTGGCTGGGACAATAGGATTTGCCCGGAAGAGGCCGACCAAGTTGCCGAAGAACTCGGCAAGCAAATCTTGTCTAGCCTGATTCAGGAGTCTGCAATGGAGTTGATACAGGGACAATGCAGATAA